A genomic stretch from Pieris brassicae chromosome 9, ilPieBrab1.1, whole genome shotgun sequence includes:
- the LOC123714088 gene encoding protein lap4 isoform X13, with translation MAVTKSAVRGIMCSLMEFTFKASESVSDRPESETRIPGEQRCMEVRIARAAGGLGLSIAGGRGSTPYIGDDEGIFISRVTPSGPAYQAGLRVGDKVLSVNGTSVIEVDHYYAVEVLKASGATLTLVVTRESPTSTRTHSRAPSGASHHSISTADTVSTLENGQILTGRGIPTKQLIISNQYAQELEPEQKDQLHFTSPIISSSPIPSPTPATYHRLEASPPPATQPYIPPVYYQKVLVHTTLIRDGAGLGFSIAGGKGSPPYRDDSDAIYVSRISPQGAAAKDGKMAVGDKVVSINGVDMENASHEAVVAMLTGHERFVRLVLQRSITPEQADALARKSTSEDVREHKTSLTNLNSNKPIANHVSHNHTAPRVTTHVAPQIAPQIAPQIAPQIAPKAPLKLNIQSQNIPPQPAPRKLSQTNGTAERKPTNSASTPLTPAGRLHGSNDDVFDDIQPARPITNEEFQAMIPAHFLGGPRAPAPPAQGLRITVERPQAEVLLPPAPSALGRVTETITKSTFTETTVTRVTDNHLATPLIIEDVTLVKEGGSLGFSIIGGTDHSCVPFGAKEPGIFISHVVPGGVAARSGKLRMGDRLLKVNGNDLIGASHRDAVQLLLQPGNTLALSVRHDPLPPGFQDLTIVKQEGEKLGMHIKGGLNGQRGNPNDPNDEGVFISKINSGGAARRDGRLKVGMRLLEVNGISLLGATHNEAVNALRSATNAPLHLVVCHGYSRPEKYTTGSESGTGETGGSLSHSTSSLDRDDTLHQQQDNNVHQDIVQFEQEKQVAEMREKSTPEKVMDIVHAVESIALDPGPPISPEPQHKTTTVVMSKHTLQPQSSSSQAAPLSPLAVFTEQKVKTPPPMDNGTPVDPPLRPRPPLQPPKQKPQVPRKPQIKRVSFTPDSKDVHDLSLSTNERTNPRPVTHELHERSATESDTNNACPEKTPLLTQSQTKVEIKTIANTVRPEDFIIPPPPLFATKVSESKLIHDDLNDVVPLIAVVPERIVLPQPTVAETTVQSSNSTNSPETENPPPINYTAYPHLDPTVKIIDNNLGPTLFSEVPSQQIFRNELPSFESDEHYTELSVSPSGQPGPPELLHAQYKTLPTVSHVPNSPCYLHPTRSYFADMAISNENQSLRDLRVKNIPSMVHSTTYPPYDPYPSLTTVAGTYNPYTCIVPPPTGHKSLSPTLVSCVEKDINSNLNQSVHDVSNRPKSAQSERRVHFGEVTSTLESDIPKSLESMREGSPSPASLKPAWSSKIKSFAIGETSPPQSGNFVKASVSDKKKFFENAMEESHKSSPKPEKVFTFLSADEVEKLKQEEERKMASLSRSEMSSWSPGEERSGESEHSDDEPYENGHSVSLGGVSPSAKSQRRRAARENAEHEDADVRAARRAAWRAARLRSLEKDAIESQKAIKSMVGPAHEIIGEVPPRDTSPSEKWPLPRIALRTKPGQILAVKEKEKLLDERITLRTEEYVCPATGDTKVRTVEYIEKVIEKEVETTQEKIISLELTTSPSSETAPTDLEGTVIGLGEGETEGDNSLQPDIVQVVNPLLDGGAGRVTAISVGPAQRLTTYSEHE, from the exons ATGGCGGTGACAAAGTCAGCCGTTCGCGGAATTATGTGTTCCTTGATGGAGTTCACGTTCAAAGCAA GTGAATCAGTATCGGATCGTCCTGAAAGCGAAACGAGAATACCAGGCGAGCAGAGATGCATGGAAGTTAGAATTGCACGAGCGGCGGGAGGGCTCGGTCTCAGTATAGCTGGAGGCAGAGGATCTACACCTTACATCGGTGATGACGAAGGCATATTCATATCGCGGGTCACGCCTAGTGGTCCAGCTTACCAGGCTGGACTTAGG GTTGGTGATAAAGTACTATCCGTTAACGGCACTTCTGTTATTGAGGTGGACCATTACTACGCCGTGGAAGTTCTAAAGGCCAGTGGAGCCACACTCACGTTAGTTGTCACTAGGGAGTCTCCTACGTCTACGAg aaCGCATAGCCGTGCTCCTAGTGGAGCGAGCCATCACTCAATATCTACGGCCGATACAGTATCAACACTCGAGAATGGACAG ATATTAACCGGTCGTGGTATACCAACGAAGCAGTTAATTATAAGCAATCAGTATGCGCAAGAGTTGGAGCCGGAACAGAAGGACCAATTGCATTTTACGAGTCCGATTATATCATCATCACCTATTCCTTCACCTACTCCAGCCACTTATCACCGACTTGAGGCTTCACCACCTCCCGCTACGCAACCTTATATACCACcag TGTACTACCAAAAAGTCCTAGTACACACGACGCTTATTCGTGACGGTGCCGGGCTCGGCTTCAGCATAGCTGGTGGAAAGGGATCTCCTCCGTACAGAGATGACAGTGACGCTATTTATGTCTCTCGGATATCCCCACAGGGGGCAGCCGCTAAGGACGGAAAGATGGCTGTCGGAGATAAAGTTGTGTCG ataaatggTGTCGACATGGAGAACGCTTCGCACGAGGCCGTTGTGGCGATGCTTACGGGTCACGAGAGATTCGTCAGACTTGTTCTCCAACGCAGTATCACTCCTGAACAAG CGGACGCCCTAGCTCGAAAATCGACGTCAGAAGATGTGAGAGAGCACAAAACAAGTCTCACCAATTTGAATTCGAACAAACCAATTGCAAATCACGTATCACATAACCACACAGCTCCACGAGTTACGACACACGTTGCCCCACAGATCGCCCCACAAATCGCCCCACAAATCGCTCCACAAATCGCTCCAAAAGCCCcactaaaacttaatatacaGTCACAAAATATCCCGCCCCAACCAGCGCCAAGGAAACTTAGTCAAACCAACGGAACG GCGGAAAGGAAGCCAACTAACAGTGCGAGCACGCCTCTAACGCCCGCCGGTAGATTGCACGGATCTAACGACGATGTCTTCGACGACATACAG CCGGCGCGGCCGATCACGAACGAGGAGTTCCAAGCGATGATCCCGGCTCACTTCCTGGGCGGGCCTCGGGCTCCGGCCCCGCCTGCTCAGGGGCTCCGCATCACCGTGGAGCGGCCTCAGGCCGAAGTGCTTCTGCCTCCCGCGCCCTCCGCCCTCGGCCGCGTCACTGAGACCATCACCAAGTCCACTTTCACCGAGACGACGGTCACCCGGGTCACAGATAACCACCTAGCGACGCCATTGATCATAGAA GACGTGACGTTGGTTAAAGAGGGTGGTTCACTTGGCTTCAGTATTATTGGAGGGACAGATCACTCGTGCGTTCCATTTGGCGCTAAGGAACCTGGAATATTTATATCAcat gTGGTGCCTGGAGGTGTAGCAGCTCGCTCGGGCAAGCTTCGTATGGGCGATCGCTTGCTTAAAGTCAACGGAAACGATCTCATCGGTGCATCGCATAGAGATGCAGTTCAACTTTTATTGCAGCCAGGGAACACACTCGCGTTATCTGTGAGACACGACCCATTGCCACCCGGATTCCAG GACTTAACAATAGTAAAGCAAGAAGGCGAAAAACTGGGTATGCATATAAAGGGTGGGCTGAATGGCCAACGAGGAAATCCCAACGACCCTAACGATGAAGGAGTTTTCATATCTAAGATTAATAGCGGTGGAGCTGCCAGGAGAGATGGTCGACTAAAG gtGGGCATGCGATTGTTGGAAGTGAACGGCATCTCGCTTCTGGGTGCGACTCACAATGAAGCCGTGAACGCTCTACGCTCCGCTACAAACGCTCCTTTACACCTAGTGGTGTGCCACGGTTACTCACGACCTGAAAAATATACC ACCGGTAGCGAGAGCGGGACAGGAGAGACAGGAGGTTCGCTGTCTCACTCTACGTCCAGCCTAGATCGGGACGACACCCTTCATCAACAACAG GACAACAATGTGCACCAAGATATTGTACAGTTTGAGCAAGAAAAGCAAGTAGCTGAGATGAGAGAAAAGTCTACACCAGAAAAG GTAATGGATATAGTGCACGCAGTGGAAAGTATCGCACTAGACCCCGGTCCGCCCATTTCTCCAGAACCTCAACATAAAACAACTACAGTCGTAATGTCCAAACACACGCTGCAGCCTCAG TCGTCTAGTTCGCAAGCGGCGCCGCTTTCGCCGCTCGCGGTGTTCACGGAACAAAAGGTGAAGACGCCTCCTCCGATGGACAACGGTACTCCCGTGGATCCGCCGCTTCGTCCGCGCCCTCCGCTTCAACCGCCCAAACAGAAACCTCAAGTTCCCCGCAAACCGCAAATCAAGCGAGTTAGTTTCACTCCGGATTCAAAAGACGTACACGACCTATCCTTGTCGACAAACGAACGAACGAACCCTCGACCCGTAACGCATGAATTGCATGAACGCTCCGCGACAGAATCGGATACTAACAATGCATGCCCAGAAAAGACCCCATTACTAACTCAGAGTCAGACCAAGGTCGAAATCAAAACGATAGCCAACACTGTTCGTCctgaagattttattattcccCCTCCGCCATTATTTGCAACAAAAGTAAgtgaaagtaaattaattcacGATGATTTAAACGACGTAGTGCCGCTAATAGCTGTTGTCCCCGAGCGCATCGTGCTTCCACAACCGACTGTGGCAGAAACAACCGTGCAGTCCTCTAACTCCACAAATTCGCCAGAAACAGAAAACCCTCCTCCAATCAATTATACAGCGTATCCGCATTTGGATCCAACCGTTAAAATCATCGATAACAATTTAGGTCCAACCCTATTTTCTGAAGTACCTTCTCAACAAATCTTCCGTAATGAACTACCGTCATTCGAAAGTGACGAACATTATACAGAGCTGTCCGTCAGTCCCAGTGGCCAACCTGGCCCGCCCGAATTACTGCACGCTCAATATAAAACTCTTCCTACCGTTTCGCACGTACCTAATTCGCCTTGTTATTTACATCCAACTAGAAGTTATTTCGCTGACATGGCCATTTCGAATGAGAATCAATCATTAAGAGACTTGcgtgttaaaaatataccctCCATGGTGCACTCCACGACATACCCACCCTACGACCCATATCCATCCTTAACTACGGTAGCTGGAACATATAATCCATACACATGTATCGTGCCGCCTCCTACTGGTCATAAATCTCTATCCCCTACATTAGTCAGTTGTGTAGAGAAGGACATAAACTCTAATTTAAACCAAAGCGTTCATGATGTGAGTAATCGGCCCAAGAGTGCCCAGTCTGAGAGAAGAGTGCATTTTGGCGAAGTGACGAGTACTCTTGAATCCGATATACCGAAAAGTTTGGAATCCATGCGAGAGGGAAGCCCTTCGCCCGCATCCTTGAAACCCGCATGGAGCAGCAAAATCAAATCCTTCGCTATCGGCGAG ACGTCACCACCTCAATCTGGTAATTTTGTAAAAGCATCTGTCAGCGataagaaaaagttttttgaGAACGCCATGGAAGAGAGCCATAAATCGTCACCAAAACCAG AGAAAGTCTTCACCTTTCTGTCGGCCGATGAGGTAGAAAAATTAAAGCAAGAAGAGGAGAGGAAAATGGCGTCGTTGTCACGTTCCGAGATGAGTTCTTGGTCCCCGGGGGAGGAGCGTAGCGGAGAAAGTGAACATTCTGATGATGAGCCTTATGAAAATGGACACAG CGTATCACTAGGCGGCGTGAGTCCATCAGCGAAATCCCAAAGGCGTAGGGCTGCGCGTGAGAACGCAGAACACGAAGACGCGGACGTACGTGCGGCGCGACGAGCAGCTTGGAGAGCTGCACGTCTACGCTCTTTGGAAAAG GATGCGATTGAGTCACAAAAAGCAATTAAAAGCATGGTGGGCCCGGCGCATGAGATCATTGGAGAAGTCCCTCCAAGGGACACCTCTCCTTCAGAG aaatggCCCCTGCCACGTATCGCGTTACGTACAAAACCGGGCCAGATACTGGCCGTCAAGGAGAAGGAAAAGTTATTAGACGAGAGAATAACGCTCCGCACCGAAGAATACGTATGTCCCGCGACCGGCGATACTAAGGTCCGAACCGTCGAGTACATTGAGAAAGTCATAGAGAAAGAG GTGGAGACAACACAAGAGAAAATTATATCATTGGAATTGACGACGAGTCCCAGTAGTGAGACGGCACCCACAGATCTAGAGGGTACTGTAATAGGTCTCGGGGAAGGGGAAACAGAAGGAGACAACTCCCTCCAACCTGACATAGTGCAGGTTGTAAACCCCTTGCTCGACGGCGGCGCTGGCCGCGTCACCGCCATCTCCGTGGGACCGGCACAGAGGCTCACAACCTACTCCGAACACGAATAG
- the LOC123714088 gene encoding protein lap4 isoform X11 gives MKDKRIEVKLSVRGDGSLSRNSTRSSVRSNRSNLSNNSELPVSEIFATDRFSAPHHRAFDILDKYRRQPNQNGYPAQSLQALDQFERPRHAPDRNSAYVQYTPLRDRGNLTLSRTALNSPYNQIYGTLPRHGHYTQDNASVPGHFSTLPSRVPRRVRISDLQPIVYGYGESVSDRPESETRIPGEQRCMEVRIARAAGGLGLSIAGGRGSTPYIGDDEGIFISRVTPSGPAYQAGLRVGDKVLSVNGTSVIEVDHYYAVEVLKASGATLTLVVTRESPTSTRTHSRAPSGASHHSISTADTVSTLENGQILTGRGIPTKQLIISNQYAQELEPEQKDQLHFTSPIISSSPIPSPTPATYHRLEASPPPATQPYIPPVYYQKVLVHTTLIRDGAGLGFSIAGGKGSPPYRDDSDAIYVSRISPQGAAAKDGKMAVGDKVVSINGVDMENASHEAVVAMLTGHERFVRLVLQRSITPEQADALARKSTSEDVREHKTSLTNLNSNKPIANHVSHNHTAPRVTTHVAPQIAPQIAPQIAPQIAPKAPLKLNIQSQNIPPQPAPRKLSQTNGTAERKPTNSASTPLTPAGRLHGSNDDVFDDIQPARPITNEEFQAMIPAHFLGGPRAPAPPAQGLRITVERPQAEVLLPPAPSALGRVTETITKSTFTETTVTRVTDNHLATPLIIEDVTLVKEGGSLGFSIIGGTDHSCVPFGAKEPGIFISHVVPGGVAARSGKLRMGDRLLKVNGNDLIGASHRDAVQLLLQPGNTLALSVRHDPLPPGFQDLTIVKQEGEKLGMHIKGGLNGQRGNPNDPNDEGVFISKINSGGAARRDGRLKVGMRLLEVNGISLLGATHNEAVNALRSATNAPLHLVVCHGYSRPEKYTTGSESGTGETGGSLSHSTSSLDRDDTLHQQQDNNVHQDIVQFEQEKQVAEMREKSTPEKVMDIVHAVESIALDPGPPISPEPQHKTTTVVMSKHTLQPQSSSSQAAPLSPLAVFTEQKVKTPPPMDNGTPVDPPLRPRPPLQPPKQKPQVPRKPQIKRVSFTPDSKDVHDLSLSTNERTNPRPVTHELHERSATESDTNNACPEKTPLLTQSQTKVEIKTIANTVRPEDFIIPPPPLFATKVSESKLIHDDLNDVVPLIAVVPERIVLPQPTVAETTVQSSNSTNSPETENPPPINYTAYPHLDPTVKIIDNNLGPTLFSEVPSQQIFRNELPSFESDEHYTELSVSPSGQPGPPELLHAQYKTLPTVSHVPNSPCYLHPTRSYFADMAISNENQSLRDLRVKNIPSMVHSTTYPPYDPYPSLTTVAGTYNPYTCIVPPPTGHKSLSPTLVSCVEKDINSNLNQSVHDVSNRPKSAQSERRVHFGEVTSTLESDIPKSLESMREGSPSPASLKPAWSSKIKSFAIGETSPPQSGNFVKASVSDKKKFFENAMEESHKSSPKPEKVFTFLSADEVEKLKQEEERKMASLSRSEMSSWSPGEERSGESEHSDDEPYENGHSVSLGGVSPSAKSQRRRAARENAEHEDADVRAARRAAWRAARLRSLEKDAIESQKAIKSMVGPAHEIIGEVPPRDTSPSEKWPLPRIALRTKPGQILAVKEKEKLLDERITLRTEEYVCPATGDTKVRTVEYIEKVIEKEVETTQEKIISLELTTSPSSETAPTDLEGTVIGLGEGETEGDNSLQPDIVQVVNPLLDGGAGRVTAISVGPAQRLTTYSEHE, from the exons ATGAAAGATAAACGCATAGAAGTGAAATTAAGTGTGCGTGGGGATGGTTCGTTGAGTAGGAATAGTACTAGAAGTAGTGTTAGAAGTAATCGCAGCAACTTGAGTAATAACAGTGAGCTACCGGTTAGTGAGATATTTGCAACGGATCGTTTCTCAGCGCCGCACCACCGAGCTTTCGATATACTAGATAAGTATCGGCGCCAGCCTAACCAGAACGGATATCCTGCGCAAAGCCTTCAAGCTCTGGATCAATTTGAACGACCAAGACACGCCCCTGATAGAAACAGTGCGTATGTACAGTACACGCCGTTGAGAGACCGTGGTAACTTAACACTGTCTCGGACGGCATTGAATTCACCatacaatcaaatatatgGAACTTTACCACGCCATGGACATTATACGCAAGATAATGCGTCAGTTCCAGGTCATTTTAGTACCTTGCCGTCAAGAGTGCCGAGGCGGGTTCGCATTAGTGATCTGCAACCCATTGTATATGGATACG GTGAATCAGTATCGGATCGTCCTGAAAGCGAAACGAGAATACCAGGCGAGCAGAGATGCATGGAAGTTAGAATTGCACGAGCGGCGGGAGGGCTCGGTCTCAGTATAGCTGGAGGCAGAGGATCTACACCTTACATCGGTGATGACGAAGGCATATTCATATCGCGGGTCACGCCTAGTGGTCCAGCTTACCAGGCTGGACTTAGG GTTGGTGATAAAGTACTATCCGTTAACGGCACTTCTGTTATTGAGGTGGACCATTACTACGCCGTGGAAGTTCTAAAGGCCAGTGGAGCCACACTCACGTTAGTTGTCACTAGGGAGTCTCCTACGTCTACGAg aaCGCATAGCCGTGCTCCTAGTGGAGCGAGCCATCACTCAATATCTACGGCCGATACAGTATCAACACTCGAGAATGGACAG ATATTAACCGGTCGTGGTATACCAACGAAGCAGTTAATTATAAGCAATCAGTATGCGCAAGAGTTGGAGCCGGAACAGAAGGACCAATTGCATTTTACGAGTCCGATTATATCATCATCACCTATTCCTTCACCTACTCCAGCCACTTATCACCGACTTGAGGCTTCACCACCTCCCGCTACGCAACCTTATATACCACcag TGTACTACCAAAAAGTCCTAGTACACACGACGCTTATTCGTGACGGTGCCGGGCTCGGCTTCAGCATAGCTGGTGGAAAGGGATCTCCTCCGTACAGAGATGACAGTGACGCTATTTATGTCTCTCGGATATCCCCACAGGGGGCAGCCGCTAAGGACGGAAAGATGGCTGTCGGAGATAAAGTTGTGTCG ataaatggTGTCGACATGGAGAACGCTTCGCACGAGGCCGTTGTGGCGATGCTTACGGGTCACGAGAGATTCGTCAGACTTGTTCTCCAACGCAGTATCACTCCTGAACAAG CGGACGCCCTAGCTCGAAAATCGACGTCAGAAGATGTGAGAGAGCACAAAACAAGTCTCACCAATTTGAATTCGAACAAACCAATTGCAAATCACGTATCACATAACCACACAGCTCCACGAGTTACGACACACGTTGCCCCACAGATCGCCCCACAAATCGCCCCACAAATCGCTCCACAAATCGCTCCAAAAGCCCcactaaaacttaatatacaGTCACAAAATATCCCGCCCCAACCAGCGCCAAGGAAACTTAGTCAAACCAACGGAACG GCGGAAAGGAAGCCAACTAACAGTGCGAGCACGCCTCTAACGCCCGCCGGTAGATTGCACGGATCTAACGACGATGTCTTCGACGACATACAG CCGGCGCGGCCGATCACGAACGAGGAGTTCCAAGCGATGATCCCGGCTCACTTCCTGGGCGGGCCTCGGGCTCCGGCCCCGCCTGCTCAGGGGCTCCGCATCACCGTGGAGCGGCCTCAGGCCGAAGTGCTTCTGCCTCCCGCGCCCTCCGCCCTCGGCCGCGTCACTGAGACCATCACCAAGTCCACTTTCACCGAGACGACGGTCACCCGGGTCACAGATAACCACCTAGCGACGCCATTGATCATAGAA GACGTGACGTTGGTTAAAGAGGGTGGTTCACTTGGCTTCAGTATTATTGGAGGGACAGATCACTCGTGCGTTCCATTTGGCGCTAAGGAACCTGGAATATTTATATCAcat gTGGTGCCTGGAGGTGTAGCAGCTCGCTCGGGCAAGCTTCGTATGGGCGATCGCTTGCTTAAAGTCAACGGAAACGATCTCATCGGTGCATCGCATAGAGATGCAGTTCAACTTTTATTGCAGCCAGGGAACACACTCGCGTTATCTGTGAGACACGACCCATTGCCACCCGGATTCCAG GACTTAACAATAGTAAAGCAAGAAGGCGAAAAACTGGGTATGCATATAAAGGGTGGGCTGAATGGCCAACGAGGAAATCCCAACGACCCTAACGATGAAGGAGTTTTCATATCTAAGATTAATAGCGGTGGAGCTGCCAGGAGAGATGGTCGACTAAAG gtGGGCATGCGATTGTTGGAAGTGAACGGCATCTCGCTTCTGGGTGCGACTCACAATGAAGCCGTGAACGCTCTACGCTCCGCTACAAACGCTCCTTTACACCTAGTGGTGTGCCACGGTTACTCACGACCTGAAAAATATACC ACCGGTAGCGAGAGCGGGACAGGAGAGACAGGAGGTTCGCTGTCTCACTCTACGTCCAGCCTAGATCGGGACGACACCCTTCATCAACAACAG GACAACAATGTGCACCAAGATATTGTACAGTTTGAGCAAGAAAAGCAAGTAGCTGAGATGAGAGAAAAGTCTACACCAGAAAAG GTAATGGATATAGTGCACGCAGTGGAAAGTATCGCACTAGACCCCGGTCCGCCCATTTCTCCAGAACCTCAACATAAAACAACTACAGTCGTAATGTCCAAACACACGCTGCAGCCTCAG TCGTCTAGTTCGCAAGCGGCGCCGCTTTCGCCGCTCGCGGTGTTCACGGAACAAAAGGTGAAGACGCCTCCTCCGATGGACAACGGTACTCCCGTGGATCCGCCGCTTCGTCCGCGCCCTCCGCTTCAACCGCCCAAACAGAAACCTCAAGTTCCCCGCAAACCGCAAATCAAGCGAGTTAGTTTCACTCCGGATTCAAAAGACGTACACGACCTATCCTTGTCGACAAACGAACGAACGAACCCTCGACCCGTAACGCATGAATTGCATGAACGCTCCGCGACAGAATCGGATACTAACAATGCATGCCCAGAAAAGACCCCATTACTAACTCAGAGTCAGACCAAGGTCGAAATCAAAACGATAGCCAACACTGTTCGTCctgaagattttattattcccCCTCCGCCATTATTTGCAACAAAAGTAAgtgaaagtaaattaattcacGATGATTTAAACGACGTAGTGCCGCTAATAGCTGTTGTCCCCGAGCGCATCGTGCTTCCACAACCGACTGTGGCAGAAACAACCGTGCAGTCCTCTAACTCCACAAATTCGCCAGAAACAGAAAACCCTCCTCCAATCAATTATACAGCGTATCCGCATTTGGATCCAACCGTTAAAATCATCGATAACAATTTAGGTCCAACCCTATTTTCTGAAGTACCTTCTCAACAAATCTTCCGTAATGAACTACCGTCATTCGAAAGTGACGAACATTATACAGAGCTGTCCGTCAGTCCCAGTGGCCAACCTGGCCCGCCCGAATTACTGCACGCTCAATATAAAACTCTTCCTACCGTTTCGCACGTACCTAATTCGCCTTGTTATTTACATCCAACTAGAAGTTATTTCGCTGACATGGCCATTTCGAATGAGAATCAATCATTAAGAGACTTGcgtgttaaaaatataccctCCATGGTGCACTCCACGACATACCCACCCTACGACCCATATCCATCCTTAACTACGGTAGCTGGAACATATAATCCATACACATGTATCGTGCCGCCTCCTACTGGTCATAAATCTCTATCCCCTACATTAGTCAGTTGTGTAGAGAAGGACATAAACTCTAATTTAAACCAAAGCGTTCATGATGTGAGTAATCGGCCCAAGAGTGCCCAGTCTGAGAGAAGAGTGCATTTTGGCGAAGTGACGAGTACTCTTGAATCCGATATACCGAAAAGTTTGGAATCCATGCGAGAGGGAAGCCCTTCGCCCGCATCCTTGAAACCCGCATGGAGCAGCAAAATCAAATCCTTCGCTATCGGCGAG ACGTCACCACCTCAATCTGGTAATTTTGTAAAAGCATCTGTCAGCGataagaaaaagttttttgaGAACGCCATGGAAGAGAGCCATAAATCGTCACCAAAACCAG AGAAAGTCTTCACCTTTCTGTCGGCCGATGAGGTAGAAAAATTAAAGCAAGAAGAGGAGAGGAAAATGGCGTCGTTGTCACGTTCCGAGATGAGTTCTTGGTCCCCGGGGGAGGAGCGTAGCGGAGAAAGTGAACATTCTGATGATGAGCCTTATGAAAATGGACACAG CGTATCACTAGGCGGCGTGAGTCCATCAGCGAAATCCCAAAGGCGTAGGGCTGCGCGTGAGAACGCAGAACACGAAGACGCGGACGTACGTGCGGCGCGACGAGCAGCTTGGAGAGCTGCACGTCTACGCTCTTTGGAAAAG GATGCGATTGAGTCACAAAAAGCAATTAAAAGCATGGTGGGCCCGGCGCATGAGATCATTGGAGAAGTCCCTCCAAGGGACACCTCTCCTTCAGAG aaatggCCCCTGCCACGTATCGCGTTACGTACAAAACCGGGCCAGATACTGGCCGTCAAGGAGAAGGAAAAGTTATTAGACGAGAGAATAACGCTCCGCACCGAAGAATACGTATGTCCCGCGACCGGCGATACTAAGGTCCGAACCGTCGAGTACATTGAGAAAGTCATAGAGAAAGAG GTGGAGACAACACAAGAGAAAATTATATCATTGGAATTGACGACGAGTCCCAGTAGTGAGACGGCACCCACAGATCTAGAGGGTACTGTAATAGGTCTCGGGGAAGGGGAAACAGAAGGAGACAACTCCCTCCAACCTGACATAGTGCAGGTTGTAAACCCCTTGCTCGACGGCGGCGCTGGCCGCGTCACCGCCATCTCCGTGGGACCGGCACAGAGGCTCACAACCTACTCCGAACACGAATAG